One window from the genome of Salvia splendens isolate huo1 chromosome 9, SspV2, whole genome shotgun sequence encodes:
- the LOC121747437 gene encoding dirigent protein 21-like, with translation MKSHTTLVLLSIISYLLIATQARKQIPTAAAAGKSWVRTIVRGSENITQLHFYVHDVRAGENATLYRVANSSITATSPTSFGLVNVFDDLITAEPDINGEQVARAQGTSTSADLVNQAIAISMNFYITSGEFSGSTVSIAGRNPVTEASRELPVIGGTGAFRFARGYAVTTTYLHDSEANYSILEYTVYVTYSNVALCM, from the coding sequence atgaagagCCATACCACCCTTGTCCTCCTCTCAATAATCTCCTATCTCCTCATCGCCACacaagcaagaaaacaaatccccacagccgccgccgccggaaaATCATGGGTCCGTACCATCGTCCGAGGCAGCGAGAACATAACACAGCTCCATTTCTACGTACACGACGTCCGAGCAGGCGAAAACGCCACCTTATACCGCGTGGCCAACTCCTCGATCACCGCCACCTCCCCCACCAGCTTCGGCCTGGTCAACGTCTTCGACGACCTCATCACGGCGGAGCCCGACATAAATGGCGAGCAAGTCGCCCGGGCGCAGGGCACCAGCACCTCGGCCGACCTCGTAAACCAGGCCATCGCCATCAGCATGAACTTCTACATAACGTCGGGAGAGTTCAGCGGGAGCACGGTGAGCATTGCGGGAAGGAATCCGGTGACAGAGGCGTCGCGCGAGCTGCCCGTGATCGGAGGCACCGGAGCTTTCCGATTCGCCCGGGGATATGCCGTTACGACTACTTATTTGCACGATTCGGAGGCAAATTATAGCATTCTTGAGTATACGGTTTATGTCACGTACTCAAATGTGGCACTTTGTATGTAA